The Phyllopteryx taeniolatus isolate TA_2022b chromosome 11, UOR_Ptae_1.2, whole genome shotgun sequence genome includes the window TTGGTGATTATTGTGTTCccaaaagttggaaaaacactgaacagtgtggcttcataaaaacatacaaatcgAATACATTCCTCCTGGCAGACGACGGACGTATGGTCACGTGGTTTGTGGCGGCATGCTCACGGACAACTTGGAATTCCTCACGTGGATTCTTCAAACATCTCCCGCTGTGgagcttttctttcttttctcagTGGCTGCTGCCCCATtcgtaatctttttttttttgcaacccgTTGGCTCGCCACGCTGcttctgcaacacacacacacacacacacacagccctcATGAAGACGTTGGGTTCTTTTCCGCTTGGATTTGATTGTAGCTTACTGTACAGTGTGTTTTGGTTATTTGTGGTCTGAGTTGTTTGGCTGAGCTGCAGATTTGGAGAATTTACAGTAGGTGGCGCAATAATAGACTTGCAATAAGATGCTTTTGTTTGTCTTGCTCATAAGGCTAATTGTAGCAAAACAAATGTCTGGTTTAGGTTTACAACTTCCTTACTTCCAGGGAGCAAAAATACATAACATAATTCTAGAGTTGGGACTATGAATTACAGagtattctcttttttttttttttttttttccattcctggTGAAATACGtctatttttgaaattttttaaccagcaacaaaaacaatgggATTGAGGAGTTATTTTGTGTTAAAAGTTGCCCGCATGAAACTGAGCCCGGGGCCACAAACACCCACTGAACATTTAAAGTATAAAGACTCCCgtaatatttgttgtattaattTAGCAGATTTTCTGACCCCTAAAATTGGTGTAAATAAAAACgacaatttcattaaaataacGTACATTTACGTACATTTAATAAATgtggactattttttttattccataaTTGCCATTTGATCAGAAAGTTAGAGAAATAACTGTTCAAATGAACTACTTTACATAACCATTTGTTAAATGTTAACTTGCATTtgaataacattaaaaatgagaatgaattgtTACTTTATGATTaacatgaacttttttttattcacgtcgtcaacaaaacaaccaaagttCTCGAAATTTCTCGTTCAAGACGTGCACGCGCTTCCCCTTCGAAGACACCTGCGCGTGTCCGCGTGTCGTTCTCGCCTCCGGTCGGGCGCGCGCATTGGCCCGGCGAGACAAGCCTAGTGCGCCTGCGCGGTCTTCACCTCGGCGTCAGTGGGCGGAGCCTCGGAGCCGCAGCTGCGTGTTTCCGCGGAGGTTCAACATGGACGCCAAGCAGGGTTAGTTCAGTCATCACGTTCGATTCATTCCTTCACTCGCGTGCTTTTGTCGCCGCTGCTTTGTGTCATGTCACCGGGCCGTGCGTGGGGATGACGAGTGGGCCGGCCGGCCTCGGTGCACTCATTCGGCCAGTGAGCGCCGAGCCGAGCGGGGCCCCCCTGCAGGGGCTCCCGCCGGAGAGAGCCCGTCCGCTGCCGGGCAAGAGGCAGACGGCACCCCGGTGACGCCTGCCTGCGGGGGAGTCGCGGTGGTTTCTATTCGGTGGCGCGCGAACGGCAACAGCGGTCGCTCTTGAGCTAGCTGATGCGGGCTCTAGTTTTCTATTTTTAGCCCgggctccggcggcgctcgctCGCCCGCCCGAGACCATATGTAGCCAAGCGGCCACGTTTGGACCGCGGCACCGCCTCTTTTCTTCTCGCCCTCGTTCTTGTCGTCGTGTCGGCTGTCGGATTTGGTTCCTTTCTGTCCAATGCAACGTGTCAATGGCTGTGTCAGGAATCCTTATCGTTAGATAAGGATTTTGAAGGAAAAGCGCTGTAAGGTGGGCGCGCTGTTAATGACGTCATTGCTGTCGTGTAATAGTAACGTCATCTGTTTTAATTATATTGAATACATTAGCATAAcattaatatttttacattttaagatGAGTGGAGATTACCAAATGAATACACACAAAGCAATTTGTTCATCCATGTTGTTCTACTTGTACTACGAATTTGAAACAATACACCGTCAATTTTGAAATCCTTTTTCCGTATTGgtgcaatgcatcatgggattcGATAGGTTTTGTATTGATCgttgttcaatactttttaaagCTGCGTTGTGGGATGTCACACACCCACAAGCTATGATGGTGCAATTAGTGTCACAGAAACAATCTGATGTCAAGTACAACGAAAGACAAGTAGATTTAACAGCTGCAGCTTTTTATCAAACCCTTTTTAAATGAGTTGACTTGAATAGTTCCTAATTAATCAACATAGACGGGCTGCAGAGTGGTTGCCAAGCAACAGAGGTGATGAATAGATTCAAATTACTCATCATATTCACTCAGTCTGAAGATGCTCCATATTAACATTGACTGCATTTAAAAGGTCTACGCTGGAGATTTGTCATTCGTAAGCATCGTGTAATcggtatacattttaaaatttgtgaTCTTTGATAAAGTCATACAATACTTTAATCAATCCTTGTTTCCTCTTAACTGTTGGATATCAAATAGCACAAGAAAATCGAATCAACCTGACATGTAAATGATGTAATGTGTCCTTCAAGCTATTTGTTGTATAACTAAAACATCTGACGTGGGATTTTGATCAAACCGTGTGTTCGTAGCGGTTTCATAAAAGTCTTGCGTCATATGTATCCCCTCAGCTGTTTGATATCAAACAATTTACAGAATCGAACAAAGAGACAAATGCTTTATTCATGCAGCGAGGGAAGTTAAAAAATACCTTTGACGTgtgaatgaatattttaaaaatatatttatcaaTGATTGCTCTACCACTTAGTCCATCGATGAATTGACTTTTGTTGTAAACAAACTATCCCGTTAATTGTTTCAGCTGTTTGATACCAAGTAACATAACCTTGTGTTTGAAGTGAGTAATATAATCAGCCCTCTTTGCTCTTTTCATATACAATCAAATGCAATCTAATACATCATTGAAAATGAGCTGCTAAACATCTAATAAGTTTGACGTGAATCTTCATAATTTGATATGAAGTTGCCCTCGTCTTTGTCTTTGTGCCGTGTGAGCCAACAGGCGCCATCTAATAATGTCTCTGACCTGCGTGGAATTCTCCGGCCGAAACCGAGGCGTCACGAGCGCAGCTGTCGCTCGTGACCCCTCCAAACCTCAACCGggggcacccccccccccccgaaaccCTCCCGATTGAAAAGCTaatcctttgcaaaaaaatcGGATTTGAGATTTCGATCGATTGTTTTTTGCACCGCTGCTTCGTTTATAGAAATGGTAAGTGACGAGAGGTGCAACAGTTCATCAACATCTAGTCGATTATCAAATAAATCCACAACTATATTGATAATTGAGAACTTATTTAACATAGAATTGTCCAAGTCCTCACTTTCAGCCTCTTAACACTAAATATTCTTTgatttctgtcgtcctccatTAAAGCAGACTTGCAATTTTACTTTGGGAaagaatgatcaacatttttgccgattttctcGCGGATGATGCGGATCAAACCAATAACTGGatcataatcaatttgttttctgtactgtccattttgaaataatgtcctgcaTTTCAATAAAAGGATAGACATgtattgattctgaacacaCTTAGTGGATTTTTACTACGAACTCTTTATCGTACTTTTTATATAGCGGACGACGGCGAACTGAAAGGCCAGTAAAAATCCCTTTTTAGTGATGAGGCCGTAGGGAAtgaaatgagtgaatgatttcgAACGCAGTAGCCATTTTTTCTATAGCGGACTACGTCGTTGACTGAATTGCAAGGTCACGCTTGCGCCACGGGGTCGAAAACAAGAAGTAGTTTTGAGTCGGCTTTGGCCGTTGGCTCGATGAAGCATAAAAATGTGTCATGTCAGTTTATCCAAGAGGAATTCTTCTGTCTGACCCATAAAAGAAGCAAAAGGAAAGCGGGCGACTCCTGATCGCCGACGGTCCCCTCATCGTTCTCATGCTTCTCGTTAGCATAAGCCCGAAGCTACGCTAACACATTCGTTCAGCTTCACGATCGCTTTCCTTTTGCCTTTCGCTGTCGTTGGACTTGAGTTTTTGTGTGCTGATGTTTTCCTGGGTACTGAGGCGCTCGCCCGCTAAACCGGAGCAAATCCGGGAAGGACGTCAGCTCACGTGGTTGCAcgcaaaaaaagaacaaaacgtTTTGTCGATTCATCTTGCGGCAAAATGGCTCCACGGGAATCCAACGCTTGCCGGCCAGCCAGGGTATGTCGACGCCGGGTGTGAATAGAGACATTTTCCACATCTACCACTTCAATTACGTTGCAGTACTGACATTAAATTCGCTATATACAACAGACAAAAATCAGCGAATCAGCGAATAGAATTCAGTGAATGCGCAACCTCCTTGCGTATTCGGCAAAACAGGTCTAAGGTTAGTTTGACCCGCTATTCCTGCCGTGCACTTCTTGACCTCTTAGGGCCGGCATGGTGGATACAATGAGCTGCACACTTAACAGtgacaaagaaaacacaagtCCCGATcgaatatttttcattttcacgcagtttgaagaatatattcttgggagtattgttatattgccccttttgtatgtgttgctgcgctGATGTTAGCCATGTTTTCAGTAACAGTAACTATTGATTTCACTGACACGAGACACGTTGACACTCTTAGCTGTTTGCAAACAATTGTTTCAAGACGGCCTTCTCATTGGAAAAAAACCGCTCGTAACTTGTTCAAACCGAGGTCTACCAACGGGCTGGTAACCGGCCCGTGCCTTCGGACAATATAGCCCGTGTATATCCCACGCAAAAGCTTTAATTAAAGTGTGAACGTGTGCACTTACATTCCATCcaacttttaagttcatttcctttcatttggtACGACGTCTTCCTGTTTGCCAACCTTACTTCTCTACTGCCCGAGTTCGCTATCGAATGAAGTGTGAACACACTTCCTTTGATTACAAACAACTTCTGCTTCTCGCTATACCGTCGAATTTGTTGTCCCGCGCACCATCCGTCCTCCTCCTGACATGCGGTTTTGAGAGTCCGTATGACGTGCAATTGACATTTATGGcctgtaagttttttttaaatacaaatattgaccAAAATGATGCTTTTATTTCTGTGTAAGCAAACGTTagacacaatgtcccaacttcattggaagtgACGACTGCAAAagctttttggggggaggcgtCAATTACTTCCCCCCTTTCAATAGCCGGCCAGGCTTTACTGCAAAATGTAACGGGGCGAAGAGGATAGTTTCCCTCAAATTGAAACGGTAGCATTTTCGTTCCGCGATGACTCATGAAACGCGCAGTTTTGAACATTTCCTTTCAACGCGATGTCTAACAATACGAATGATAACGTCGATGTGTTTGACTGGCGTCCCCAGTGGCGGATCTGGTGTACTGGCGCGACCTGAAGACCACCGGCGTGGTGTTCGGGGcggcgctgctgctgctgctgtcgcTGACGGTGTGCAGCATCGTCAGCGTGTGCTCCTACGTGGGCCTGGCGCTGCTCTCCGTCACCGTCTGCTTCCGCATCTACAAAGGCATCCTGCAGGCCATCCAGAAGTCCGACGAGGGACACCCCTTCAAGTGAGTGGCTCTTCGCGCGTCGCTCCGGCAATTGAATCCGAGGGCACGGCCCGTTCGATCTGTCGACTGACCGATCGATTGCCGTCCGCCGCGTCGCAGGCAGTACCTGGAACGTGAGGTGGCGCTGTCCGAGGACACGGTGCACAAGTACGGCGACGTCCTCCTGGAGAAAATCAACAAGACCGTCAGCGAGCTGAGGCGTCTCTTCCTGGTCGAGGACCTGGTGGACTCCATCAAGGTGGAAGATGCTCCTCCTTCTTGCTCTTGGACTTTTTAACATGctgtgcaacaaaaataaaaccaaaatgtgCGATTCCAGTTCGCCGTGCTGATGTGGATCCTGACCTACGTGGGCGCGCTCTTCAACGGACTCACGCTGGCCATTCTGGGTGAGCGCGACACTTTCGAACCTGCcgtccaaaaacaaagaaatggaaACACGCAATCCTTTTAAAAGgcctagcccccccccccatcttaaTGTGTCAAATTGTACATTTCCTGCATTTCAATGAATTGTGCAGCATTTCCAGTTCAGCCTCGGCTCTTCGGCTTTCACACGATTTCCGCGCCAACTGCAGTTTCCCGTTTGATGATTTCATCTTCTATTTTTTAGCCGTCATCGGAGCC containing:
- the LOC133485751 gene encoding reticulon-4-like isoform X11 → MDAKQVADLVYWRDLKTTGVVFGAALLLLLSLTVCSIVSVCSYVGLALLSVTVCFRIYKGILQAIQKSDEGHPFKQYLEREVALSEDTVHKYGDVLLEKINKTVSELRRLFLVEDLVDSIKFAVLMWILTYVGALFNGLTLAILAVIGAFSCPIIYEKHQAQIDHYLALVNNQIKDVIGKIQAKVPGMKRKTE
- the LOC133485751 gene encoding reticulon-4-like isoform X10, with amino-acid sequence METARVDTIKAAWRQQVADLVYWRDLKTTGVVFGAALLLLLSLTVCSIVSVCSYVGLALLSVTVCFRIYKGILQAIQKSDEGHPFKQYLEREVALSEDTVHKYGDVLLEKINKTVSELRRLFLVEDLVDSIKFAVLMWILTYVGALFNGLTLAILAVIGAFSCPIIYEKHQAQIDHYLALVNNQIKDVIGKIQAKVPGMKRKTE